The following proteins are encoded in a genomic region of Canis lupus baileyi chromosome 30, mCanLup2.hap1, whole genome shotgun sequence:
- the CLDN14 gene encoding claudin-14, which yields MASTAVQLLGFLLSFLGLVGTLITTILPHWRRTAHVGTNILTAVSYLKGLWMECVWHSTGIYQCQIYRSLLALPRDLQAARALMVISCLLSAAACACAVVGMKCTRCAKGTPAKTVCAVLGGALFLLAGLLCMVAVSWTTNDVVQNFYNPLLPSGMKFELGQALYLGFISSSLSLIGGTLLCLSCLDEVPSGPHQVPPRATTATTAPAYRPPAAFKDNRAPSATSASLSGYRLNDYV from the coding sequence ATGGCCAGCACGGCCGTGCAGctgctgggcttcctgctcagcttcCTGGGCCTGGTGGGCACGCTGATCACCACCATCCTGCCGCACTGGCGCCGCACGGCGCACGTGGGCACCAACATCCTGACGGCCGTGTCCTACCTGAAAGGGCTGTGGATGGAGTGCGTGTGGCACAGCACGGGCATCTACCAGTGCCAGATCTACCGCTCGCTGCTGGCGCTGCCCCGGGACCTGCAGGCGGCCCGTGCGCTCATGGTCATCTCGTGCCTGCTGTCGGCCGCCGCCTGCGCCTGTGCCGTCGTGGGCATGAAGTGCACGCGCTGCGCCAAGGGCACCCCGGCCAAGACCGTGTGCGCCGTGCTGGGCGGCGCGCTCTTCCTCCTGGCCGGCCTGCTGTGCATGGTGGCCGTCTCCTGGACCACCAACGACGTGGTGCAGAACTTCTACAACCCGCTGCTGCCCAGCGGCATGAAGTTCGAGCTCGGGCAGGCCCTCTACCTCGGCTTCATCTCCTCCTCCCTGTCGCTCATCGGTGGCACGCTGCTTTGCCTGTCCTGCCTGGACGAGGTGCCCTCCGGGCCCCACCAGGTGCCGCCCAGGGCCACCACGGCCACCACCGCTCCCGCCTACCGCCCCCCCGCTGCCTTCAAGGACAACCGGGCCCCCTCAGCCACCTCGGCCTCGCTCAGCGGGTACAGACTGAACGACTATGTGTGA